From the Oryzias latipes chromosome 22, ASM223467v1 genome, one window contains:
- the LOC110017551 gene encoding uncharacterized protein LOC110017551, with the protein MVVNAALWSSASSSTCQSSYRLRQLGTDGELHRHWRRSLKEDEDVHTDSDITPGRRFQVIESRICLPSEKPNHSTTSKVAYFKRKYAEEEDLHGGLRGYFQKHLILQEERSCIRKLSLEKLRFLEDPEVYLRRSVLINNLLRKIHHEEEKLEAEEEEEAEGEVEEEEKRVIVAGTQGQGWLEHPDRKRVKVLVTDCCPQPCGLEELQSYRLVPCYAPAGCLYSLQTCPGLHPNQVLLCNVDDHG; encoded by the exons ATGGTGGTGAATGCCGCTTTGTGgagctccgcctcctcctccacctgtcAGAGTTCCTACCGGCTCCGGCAGCT GGGCACTGACGGAGAGCTGCACAGGCACTGGAGAAG GAGCCTGAAGGAGGATGAAGACGTTCACACAGACTCAGACATAACCCCAGGCCGCAGATTTCAGGTCATCGAGAGCAG AATCTGTCTCCCATCAGAGAAACCAAACCATTCAACAACGTCGAAAGTTGCGTACTTCAAGAGGAAGTATGCGGAGGAGGAGGATTTGCACGGAGGCCTACGAGGAtattttcaaaaa CACCTGATCCTGCAGGAGGAACGGAGCTGCATCCGGAAACTGTCGCTGGAGAAGCTCCGGTTTCTAGAAGACCCGGAGGTCTACCTGAGGCGCTCCGTCCTCATTAACAATCTGCTGAGGAAGATCCACCATGAAGAGGAGAAGCTggaagcagaggaggaagaggaggcagagggagaggtagaggaggaagaaaaaagggttATTGTTGCTGGTACACAGGGCCAGGGCTGGTTGGAGCACCCTGACAGAAAGAGAGTAAAGGTTCTGGTCACAGACTGCTGCCCCCAGCCATGTGGcctggaggagctgcagagctACAGGCTGGTGCCCTGCTACGCCCCTGCGGGCTGCCTGTACAGCCTCCAAACCTGCCCAGGCCTCCACCCAAACCAGGTGCTGCTGTGCAACGTGGACGACCACGGCTGA